Proteins co-encoded in one Thermochromatium tepidum ATCC 43061 genomic window:
- a CDS encoding ParA family protein, translating into MITIVGSLKGGSGKSTLTFNLAVWLVMAEVDVMLVDADPQATLTDVVDVRNEEGFKPKIRVFDKDALTESRLREAEETLIDVGTSDMESLRRALALCDRIVIPVPPSQADIWSTQRFIQMIQTIERKAPPEIISFINRGDTHHAVQETNETAAALVAIPGLRFIKPRLSQRTVFRRSFSEGLAVFELEPRGKGTREFMTLTAALYPGLVS; encoded by the coding sequence CTGACCTTCAATCTGGCCGTTTGGTTGGTCATGGCCGAGGTGGACGTGATGCTCGTCGACGCCGACCCTCAGGCCACCCTGACCGACGTGGTCGATGTACGCAACGAGGAAGGGTTCAAGCCCAAGATCAGGGTCTTCGACAAGGACGCGCTGACCGAGTCGCGTCTGCGCGAGGCCGAAGAGACGCTGATCGATGTGGGTACCTCCGACATGGAGAGCCTGCGCCGAGCGCTTGCGCTCTGTGATCGGATCGTGATCCCTGTGCCCCCCTCGCAGGCCGATATCTGGTCGACCCAGCGCTTCATCCAGATGATCCAAACGATCGAACGCAAGGCACCGCCTGAAATCATCAGCTTCATCAATCGCGGCGACACCCATCATGCCGTCCAGGAGACCAACGAGACAGCCGCCGCGCTTGTCGCCATACCCGGACTGCGCTTCATCAAGCCAAGGCTTTCCCAGCGCACGGTCTTCCGGCGCTCCTTCAGCGAGGGCCTGGCGGTGTTCGAGTTGGAACCACGCGGCAAGGGCACGCGCGAGTTCATGACCCTGACGGCGGCGCTCTATCCAGGTCTCGTTAGTTAA
- a CDS encoding AAA family ATPase, which yields MYESFFGFQDKPFSLLPDPGFFYPSQIHRQALTLLEYSLYNQPGFTVITGEIGSGKTTLIRYLLGRLEQDMTVGLISCTQQPLGRLLDWICATFDIQASHDYVAQHRAFVDFLADQYAKGRKTLLIIDEAQNLGRDTLEEIRLLSNVNSERDILLQVLLLGQPELRDRLRQAGLEQFSQRISASYHLGRMSLEDSCRYVRHRLRSAGGRSDIFTPEACHAIFHYSRGIPRLINLICDTALVFAYGEGESRIDARFIDTFVRSDGAHLLFAIDGEQIEPLPEYRPILAEELEEEIRTFEEQQSRGLPPRTTRTEHTAVAPSPVPEKSPPPTETAAPRLQAPAEPHVSGTTLVGFDYARWSAAERLHALEDRAFEFRQSDRRQGWEIAAVAVGVLAGIGLVGWYILNSGPAPIASSTKQETHGLDASEPPLSPLAASPESISVSDADRAELSAPAGTESVSEVSRFDVLVSLAQEPSHPLAEAIVEAPGAEPLSKPESNADTAPAPDTLKTEVGASEIEMEPRVEAPALPEARSSVLGVSVEPATDSAGLSWLASELTALSIPVERLTPNHIRADFSRLIQFRDGSVALDEGARALLARFAERLKNAKHIRIHVVTHTDSRGLPSNNQVLSERRAADIALILRRNGIAASRLSHEGKGMSEPKFSREQEKQLGPWINRRVEIDLIDEPL from the coding sequence ATGTATGAATCCTTTTTCGGCTTCCAAGACAAACCCTTTTCACTCCTGCCTGACCCGGGTTTCTTCTACCCTAGCCAGATCCATCGCCAGGCATTGACGCTCCTCGAATATAGCCTCTATAACCAGCCTGGTTTCACCGTCATCACGGGCGAAATCGGATCGGGCAAGACGACCCTGATACGCTACCTGCTCGGTCGGCTCGAACAGGACATGACCGTCGGACTCATCTCGTGCACCCAGCAGCCGCTCGGTCGCCTCCTGGACTGGATCTGCGCGACCTTCGACATCCAGGCGTCGCATGACTACGTCGCCCAGCATCGGGCCTTCGTCGACTTCTTGGCCGATCAATACGCCAAGGGGCGCAAGACGCTGCTCATCATCGACGAGGCGCAGAATCTCGGTCGCGACACGCTCGAAGAGATCCGGCTGCTGTCCAACGTCAACTCCGAGCGCGACATCCTGCTCCAGGTGCTGCTGCTCGGTCAGCCTGAATTGCGCGATCGGCTGCGTCAGGCTGGACTCGAACAGTTCAGCCAGCGCATCTCGGCGTCCTATCATCTCGGGCGCATGAGTCTAGAGGACAGTTGTCGCTACGTCCGGCATCGTCTCAGGAGCGCCGGCGGCCGTTCGGACATCTTCACCCCCGAGGCCTGCCATGCCATCTTCCACTACAGTCGAGGCATCCCCAGGCTCATCAACCTGATCTGCGACACGGCGCTGGTCTTCGCATACGGCGAGGGTGAATCGCGGATCGACGCGCGCTTCATCGACACCTTCGTGCGCTCTGACGGTGCGCACCTGCTGTTCGCAATCGACGGCGAACAGATCGAGCCCTTGCCCGAGTATCGACCGATCCTGGCCGAGGAACTGGAGGAGGAGATCCGCACCTTCGAGGAACAGCAATCACGGGGGCTCCCGCCCCGGACGACTCGGACCGAGCACACGGCTGTCGCGCCGTCCCCGGTGCCCGAGAAATCACCGCCGCCGACCGAGACGGCGGCGCCCAGACTCCAGGCCCCCGCCGAACCTCATGTATCGGGCACCACCCTGGTCGGTTTCGACTATGCACGCTGGAGCGCAGCGGAACGACTGCACGCCCTGGAAGACAGGGCATTCGAGTTCAGGCAGAGCGATCGGCGCCAGGGCTGGGAGATTGCCGCCGTGGCGGTCGGAGTCCTGGCCGGGATCGGACTGGTGGGCTGGTATATCCTGAACTCAGGTCCAGCCCCCATCGCGTCCTCGACCAAACAGGAGACGCACGGTCTGGATGCCTCTGAACCGCCTCTCAGCCCGCTTGCCGCAAGCCCCGAATCGATCAGCGTATCCGACGCGGATCGCGCTGAGTTGTCAGCCCCGGCAGGAACGGAGTCGGTATCCGAGGTATCGCGCTTCGATGTCCTGGTCAGCCTGGCTCAGGAACCTAGTCATCCGCTTGCCGAAGCCATTGTTGAAGCACCCGGCGCCGAGCCGTTGTCCAAACCCGAATCGAACGCCGACACAGCGCCAGCCCCGGATACCTTGAAGACAGAGGTTGGGGCGAGCGAAATCGAAATGGAACCCAGGGTCGAGGCGCCGGCACTGCCCGAGGCGCGGTCGAGTGTGCTTGGCGTATCCGTTGAACCCGCCACCGATAGCGCCGGACTGAGCTGGCTCGCATCCGAGCTCACCGCACTGTCCATCCCGGTCGAACGCCTCACCCCCAATCATATTCGGGCCGATTTCTCACGTCTCATTCAGTTTCGCGACGGCAGCGTGGCCCTGGACGAGGGCGCGCGCGCCTTGCTCGCCAGGTTCGCCGAACGTCTGAAAAACGCTAAGCACATCCGGATCCATGTCGTCACTCACACCGATAGCCGGGGTCTGCCAAGCAACAACCAAGTCTTGTCGGAGCGGCGTGCCGCCGACATTGCCTTGATCCTGCGCCGCAACGGGATCGCTGCATCCCGCCTCAGCCATGAGGGCAAGGGGATGTCCGAGCCGAAATTCTCCCGCGAGCAAGAGAAGCAACTCGGCCCTTGGATCAACCGTCGGGTCGAGATCGATCTGATCGACGAACCCTTGTAA
- a CDS encoding EAL domain-containing protein, protein MPTHSQQPTLLIVTSETSEAERLMATLREARLAELSLSIPGAEHLDKVITARGCDLILCCGYDRDVEVDKVLSAYKRLKTTIPLILLADPEQWETEAARARRFGVRDIVRRADPEHLRLSVARELADLKARQAAEALNGRLRQCEQGILQLAEVTRAGVAFVQDGLHLEVNQSYARLFGQLSTEEVLSTPLLDLFEPEYHAAIRDLLKSTGPADPGSIVLLDVGCRRPDATRFDARLLASPSEFEGESCLRLILQPIETPPIYAVATAPPTAGLAPLIAEIESHIDEQRLVIRPFAIFYIRVAKISDVMREMGLSIGLELLDEFSHTLSRLIGGRGSLVRVSENGFGLIVDGLDEHGAQALAAELSAQARLPMRASVQDATVPDCQIGYFLVRDRASAPEDIINAAYRLCIGHHYVGQAVGGGPKTSAPAGGDDEATIAHKIEYALHNDQLKLVYQPIISLMGDSQENYSVLLRLFDEDENLLEAKDFIGAAIRRGLIEELDRWTLRSAIDVIGQRRRAGHSLSLFVNLSEDTLRNPNTVLWICDCLREFDVRGNWLTIQFREDVVVGNLASIGKLVETLHKIKCRVAVNHFGTTERPEMLLQALALDFVLLRPSLAQGLADDSAKQQRLVQLATLAREFNVRSVVTGVEDARALTVLWTAGVDYVQGNFLQRPSTTLEVQT, encoded by the coding sequence ATGCCTACGCACAGTCAACAACCGACGCTGCTCATCGTCACATCCGAGACCAGTGAGGCTGAGCGATTGATGGCGACACTCCGCGAGGCACGGCTGGCCGAGCTTAGCCTCTCGATCCCGGGTGCCGAGCACCTCGACAAGGTGATCACCGCGCGCGGTTGTGACCTTATCCTTTGCTGCGGCTATGACCGAGACGTCGAGGTCGACAAGGTTCTATCCGCCTACAAACGCCTGAAGACAACGATCCCCCTGATCCTGCTCGCCGATCCGGAGCAGTGGGAGACCGAGGCGGCGAGGGCGAGGCGTTTCGGTGTGCGCGACATCGTGCGCCGCGCCGACCCGGAGCATCTGCGATTGAGCGTGGCGCGTGAGCTGGCCGATCTGAAGGCCAGGCAGGCCGCCGAGGCGCTGAATGGCCGTCTGCGTCAGTGCGAACAGGGTATCCTGCAGCTTGCCGAGGTCACACGCGCCGGCGTGGCCTTCGTCCAGGATGGTCTGCACCTCGAGGTCAACCAGTCCTATGCGCGGCTCTTTGGGCAGCTCTCGACCGAGGAGGTGCTATCCACACCCCTGCTCGATCTCTTCGAGCCCGAGTATCACGCTGCGATCCGTGACCTGCTTAAGTCGACTGGCCCCGCCGACCCTGGGTCCATCGTTCTGCTCGACGTCGGTTGTCGGCGACCCGATGCGACACGTTTTGATGCCCGCCTACTCGCCTCTCCAAGCGAATTCGAGGGCGAGTCCTGTCTGCGCCTCATCCTGCAGCCGATCGAGACGCCACCCATCTATGCTGTTGCCACTGCCCCGCCAACCGCTGGACTTGCGCCTCTGATCGCCGAGATCGAATCTCACATCGACGAGCAGCGCCTCGTCATCCGCCCCTTCGCCATCTTCTATATCCGTGTCGCCAAGATCTCCGACGTGATGCGGGAGATGGGGCTGTCGATCGGGCTTGAACTGCTCGATGAGTTCAGTCATACCCTAAGCAGACTCATCGGCGGGCGCGGGTCCCTTGTGCGCGTGAGCGAGAATGGATTCGGACTCATCGTCGATGGGCTCGACGAGCACGGCGCCCAGGCCCTGGCTGCCGAGCTGAGCGCCCAGGCACGCCTGCCCATGCGCGCATCTGTGCAAGACGCCACTGTGCCCGATTGTCAGATCGGCTATTTCCTGGTGAGGGATCGCGCCTCGGCGCCTGAGGACATCATCAACGCCGCCTACCGGCTCTGTATCGGCCACCATTATGTGGGCCAGGCCGTGGGAGGCGGGCCTAAGACGAGTGCTCCCGCCGGGGGGGATGACGAGGCGACGATCGCGCACAAGATCGAGTACGCCCTGCACAACGATCAGCTCAAGCTGGTCTATCAGCCCATCATCAGTCTCATGGGCGACAGCCAGGAGAACTACAGCGTCCTGCTGCGACTCTTCGACGAAGACGAAAACCTGCTCGAGGCCAAGGATTTCATCGGCGCGGCGATCCGTCGCGGTCTAATCGAGGAACTCGACAGGTGGACCCTTCGTTCGGCCATCGATGTCATCGGTCAGCGGCGGCGCGCCGGTCACAGTCTCAGTCTGTTCGTCAACCTGTCCGAGGACACCCTGCGCAACCCAAACACCGTGCTCTGGATCTGCGACTGTCTGCGTGAGTTCGATGTACGCGGTAACTGGTTGACGATTCAATTTCGGGAGGACGTCGTCGTCGGCAACCTGGCCAGTATCGGCAAGCTGGTCGAGACGTTGCACAAGATCAAGTGCCGCGTGGCCGTCAACCATTTCGGTACCACCGAGCGCCCCGAGATGCTGCTCCAGGCGCTTGCGCTCGATTTTGTGCTCCTCCGACCGTCCCTGGCGCAGGGATTGGCCGACGACAGCGCCAAACAACAGCGGCTCGTGCAGCTTGCGACCCTGGCACGCGAGTTCAACGTCAGGAGTGTCGTCACCGGTGTTGAGGATGCACGCGCCCTGACCGTGCTCTGGACGGCGGGCGTTGACTATGTGCAGGGGAATTTTCTCCAGCGCCCCTCGACCACGCTCGAGGTCCAGACCTGA
- the epmB gene encoding EF-P beta-lysylation protein EpmB, with product MLSRRLEACKSERREYEQVRVFTQVDALLAFLGLERSQLPDLDDEPESFGLRVPRAFAERMRPGDPEDPLLRQVLPLAAERRPVAGYVADPVGDTAAERAPGLLVKYAGRALLMLTGLCAIHCRYCFRRHFPYQALGPNQTHLERALEEIASDPSLTEVILSGGDPLMLDDDRLDALIQGLEHIDHLKRLRLHSRLAVVSPVRLTARLAARLTAGRLASTLVIQANHPHELDESVRLALLDWRAAGVTLLNQSVLLFGVNDRVETLVELSERLFACGVLPYYLHGLDPVAGSAHFQVSDVEARRLLAELRTRLPGYLVPRLVREIPGAPAKQPLE from the coding sequence ATGTTATCGCGAAGGCTGGAGGCTTGTAAGAGCGAGCGGCGGGAGTATGAACAGGTCAGGGTCTTTACCCAGGTCGATGCGCTGCTCGCCTTTCTCGGTCTGGAACGAAGTCAGCTACCGGATCTGGACGATGAACCCGAGTCCTTCGGTCTGCGTGTTCCGCGCGCCTTTGCCGAGCGCATGCGCCCTGGAGATCCTGAGGATCCGCTACTACGCCAGGTGCTGCCGCTGGCCGCCGAGCGCCGGCCGGTTGCCGGCTATGTCGCTGATCCGGTCGGAGACACCGCTGCCGAACGCGCCCCCGGACTGTTGGTGAAGTACGCAGGACGAGCCCTGCTGATGCTGACCGGCCTCTGTGCCATCCATTGTCGCTACTGTTTCCGTCGCCATTTCCCCTATCAGGCCCTAGGACCGAACCAAACTCACCTGGAGCGGGCGCTGGAGGAGATCGCCAGCGATCCCAGCCTGACCGAAGTGATCCTGAGCGGCGGCGACCCGTTGATGCTCGACGACGACCGGCTCGACGCGCTGATCCAGGGGCTGGAGCACATCGACCATCTCAAGCGTCTGCGCCTGCACAGTCGATTGGCGGTCGTGTCACCCGTGCGCCTGACCGCACGACTGGCGGCCCGCCTGACAGCGGGCCGACTGGCGAGCACCCTGGTGATCCAGGCCAACCACCCGCATGAACTGGATGAATCCGTGCGCTTGGCCCTGCTCGACTGGCGCGCCGCCGGAGTCACCCTGCTCAACCAAAGCGTCCTGCTGTTTGGCGTGAACGATCGGGTCGAGACCCTGGTCGAGTTGAGCGAACGGCTCTTCGCGTGCGGCGTGTTGCCCTACTATCTGCATGGACTGGATCCAGTCGCCGGCAGCGCCCATTTCCAGGTGAGCGACGTCGAGGCCCGACGCCTACTGGCTGAGCTGCGCACCCGTCTGCCCGGCTATCTGGTGCCGCGCCTGGTGCGCGAGATACCTGGGGCGCCCGCCAAGCAGCCGCTCGAATAA
- the efp gene encoding elongation factor P — MAFYSTNEFKGGLKIMLDGDPYSILENEFVKPGKGQAFNRVRVRNLKTGRVIEKTFKSGDTVEAADVHDTDMQYLYNDGEEWHFMHPESFEQMTATAAAVGEAAKWIKENDICKVTLWNGTPLTVEPPNFVVLKVVETDPGVRGDTSGGGGKPATLETGAVVRVPLFVQTDELIKVDTRTGEYVSRVKD, encoded by the coding sequence ATGGCGTTCTACAGCACCAACGAATTCAAGGGCGGACTCAAGATCATGCTGGATGGGGATCCATACAGCATCCTCGAGAACGAGTTCGTCAAGCCCGGCAAGGGACAGGCCTTCAACCGTGTCCGGGTGCGCAACCTGAAGACCGGGCGTGTGATCGAGAAGACCTTCAAGTCCGGCGACACCGTCGAGGCGGCGGACGTGCATGATACCGACATGCAGTATCTCTACAACGACGGCGAGGAATGGCACTTCATGCACCCGGAGAGCTTCGAGCAGATGACCGCCACTGCAGCCGCCGTCGGCGAGGCGGCCAAGTGGATCAAGGAGAACGACATCTGCAAGGTCACGCTCTGGAACGGCACGCCGCTGACGGTCGAACCACCGAACTTCGTGGTGCTCAAGGTCGTCGAGACCGACCCCGGTGTGCGCGGAGATACCTCGGGCGGTGGCGGCAAGCCGGCTACGCTCGAAACCGGTGCCGTGGTGCGCGTGCCCCTGTTCGTGCAGACCGATGAGCTGATCAAGGTCGACACCCGCACTGGCGAATACGTCTCGCGCGTCAAGGACTGA
- the epmA gene encoding EF-P lysine aminoacylase EpmA, translating to MSEGSDLDWRPNASLAVIRARAEIYAKIRVFFCEAGVLEVETPILSRAAVTDPALVSLSTRVDIAGFGPNRPLYLQTSPEFAMKRLLAAGSGPIYQICKVFRDQERGVRHHPEFSLLEWYRPGWSYERLMDEVEALVRMALDRPTLSSERIGYRDLFRERLGIDPWQTEVAQLRAAAERAGLQGLDGLDLERDGWLDLLLTRCLEPGLGRGCLTFLYDYPPSQAALARLRTRDGVRVAERFELYVEGIELANGFGELIDADEQRARFLSDLDVRRAQGRSEPPLDTSLLAALAHGMPDCAGVALGLDRLLMLATGAEHIDSVLSFAIERA from the coding sequence ATGTCCGAGGGTTCAGACTTAGACTGGCGACCGAACGCCAGCCTGGCGGTGATTCGGGCGCGCGCCGAGATCTATGCCAAAATCCGGGTGTTCTTCTGCGAGGCTGGGGTTCTAGAGGTCGAAACGCCCATCCTGTCGCGCGCGGCGGTAACGGATCCGGCCCTGGTTAGCCTCTCGACCCGGGTCGACATCGCCGGCTTCGGTCCCAACCGTCCGCTCTATCTCCAGACCTCACCTGAGTTCGCGATGAAGCGGTTGCTGGCCGCCGGGAGCGGACCGATCTATCAGATCTGCAAGGTCTTCCGCGACCAGGAGCGAGGCGTCCGTCACCATCCCGAGTTCAGCCTGCTGGAGTGGTATCGTCCAGGCTGGAGCTACGAGCGCCTGATGGATGAGGTCGAGGCATTGGTCCGCATGGCCCTAGACCGCCCAACCCTGTCGAGCGAGCGCATCGGCTATCGCGATCTGTTTCGCGAGCGACTCGGGATCGATCCCTGGCAGACCGAGGTCGCCCAGCTGCGCGCCGCTGCCGAACGTGCCGGGCTCCAGGGTCTGGATGGGCTCGATCTGGAGCGCGACGGCTGGCTCGATCTGCTCCTGACCCGCTGTCTCGAACCCGGACTGGGTCGGGGATGTTTGACCTTTCTGTACGACTATCCGCCGAGTCAGGCCGCCTTGGCGCGGCTTCGCACGAGGGATGGGGTTCGGGTTGCCGAGCGCTTCGAACTCTATGTCGAGGGAATCGAACTGGCCAATGGGTTCGGCGAGCTGATCGATGCCGACGAGCAACGCGCACGTTTCTTGTCCGATCTCGACGTCAGGCGTGCCCAGGGGCGATCCGAACCGCCGCTTGACACATCCCTGCTCGCGGCGCTCGCGCATGGGATGCCAGATTGTGCCGGGGTAGCGCTCGGGCTCGACCGACTGCTGATGCTCGCGACCGGCGCCGAGCACATCGATTCCGTGTTGAGCTTTGCCATCGAGCGTGCCTAG
- a CDS encoding phosphatase PAP2 family protein, with protein MFSRLHPLIGRGIHWVGRFDLPALWRERLNLGMAYAPIAMASGERWLLRWAGVGTILGLGLYLICGYHAGFPRLNVLAAAYPSWIWACLTALGDERALFALTLFFSLRRPRLFWTLILSALIAIAASRGLKVLLDTARPPAVLAADAFHLIGPALKRMSFPSGHSVSIVVFCGVLMLHTRWIEWRVLLLLIALLVGASRVAVGAHWPIDVIAGLTLGALSAWLGGRLALRWTGPASRLDVHLTCVVLAAVMACGLLFDDGGYAQAALMQRLLALGALASAIWSYIVGPLVSRKRATRPLGSGRDFS; from the coding sequence ATGTTCAGCCGCTTGCATCCTCTGATCGGTCGCGGTATCCACTGGGTCGGTCGCTTTGACCTCCCCGCGCTGTGGCGTGAACGCCTGAACCTCGGCATGGCTTACGCCCCGATCGCCATGGCCAGTGGCGAACGCTGGCTGTTACGCTGGGCCGGGGTTGGGACGATCCTTGGACTCGGTCTCTACCTGATCTGCGGCTATCACGCCGGCTTCCCTCGGCTCAATGTCCTCGCCGCCGCGTATCCAAGCTGGATCTGGGCCTGTCTTACGGCTCTGGGTGACGAGCGCGCGCTATTCGCCCTCACACTCTTCTTCTCGCTGCGTCGGCCGCGACTGTTCTGGACCCTGATCCTGTCGGCGCTGATCGCGATCGCCGCCAGTCGCGGACTGAAGGTGCTCCTCGACACCGCCAGGCCGCCGGCAGTGCTGGCGGCGGATGCCTTTCACCTCATCGGCCCGGCGCTCAAGCGCATGAGTTTTCCGTCCGGACATAGTGTTTCTATTGTCGTCTTCTGTGGCGTGTTGATGCTGCATACGCGCTGGATCGAGTGGCGTGTGTTATTGCTGCTGATCGCGCTCTTGGTGGGCGCAAGCCGGGTCGCCGTCGGGGCGCACTGGCCGATCGATGTGATCGCGGGATTGACGCTGGGGGCGCTGTCAGCCTGGCTCGGCGGACGGCTCGCCCTGCGTTGGACAGGGCCTGCGTCCAGGTTAGACGTGCATCTGACCTGCGTGGTGCTGGCCGCTGTGATGGCCTGCGGCCTACTCTTCGACGATGGAGGCTATGCGCAAGCGGCGCTCATGCAGCGTCTGCTTGCGCTCGGTGCGCTGGCGAGCGCCATCTGGTCGTATATTGTCGGCCCGTTAGTTAGCCGTAAACGCGCCACAAGGCCACTGGGATCCGGGCGCGACTTTAGCTGA
- the phoU gene encoding phosphate signaling complex protein PhoU yields the protein MQLLIEKKREALRTGLLSMADQVATGLHRSLEALRNQDSALCQAIIADDTVINQGRRALEQQTLVVLASHQPAGRDLRLIGATLEIISELERIADHAADVARILLRAPASPLPIEPAKRIGIMGDIALAMFTQVMAVYAENGSADRARAAVARESEVDALEETSIRDVITWLCDQRESSCLLGMQLLWIAHHYERVADRATNIAEQIIYIETGETPELS from the coding sequence ATGCAACTCTTGATCGAAAAGAAACGCGAAGCCCTGCGTACGGGCTTGTTGTCGATGGCCGACCAGGTCGCCACCGGCCTGCATCGCTCCCTTGAGGCCCTGCGCAACCAGGATTCGGCCCTGTGCCAGGCGATCATCGCCGATGATACCGTCATCAACCAGGGGCGGCGCGCGCTGGAACAACAGACCCTGGTGGTACTGGCCTCACACCAGCCGGCTGGCCGGGATCTGCGCCTGATCGGGGCCACACTGGAGATCATCAGCGAGCTAGAGCGTATCGCCGACCATGCCGCCGATGTCGCGCGCATCCTGCTTCGGGCCCCCGCGTCTCCGCTCCCGATCGAGCCCGCCAAGCGCATCGGGATCATGGGCGACATCGCGCTGGCGATGTTCACCCAGGTCATGGCCGTCTATGCCGAGAACGGTTCCGCCGATCGGGCACGTGCCGCGGTGGCACGTGAGAGCGAGGTCGATGCCTTGGAAGAGACCTCCATCCGCGACGTCATCACCTGGTTATGCGACCAGAGGGAGTCCTCCTGTCTGCTGGGGATGCAGCTGCTCTGGATCGCGCACCACTATGAGCGGGTCGCCGACCGCGCCACCAACATCGCCGAGCAGATCATCTATATCGAGACGGGCGAGACACCCGAACTCAGCTAA
- a CDS encoding AI-2E family transporter — protein MNIVAHWFKRNLSNPQIVFLSLLLSTVFAVVLFLGDMLRPVLASIVIAYLLEGAVGAFQRRGMPRLPSVLVVYLLFITFLAMILVGILPLLSRQIRDLVQQLPNMVFEGTRFLMDLPEHYPELVTQAQLSELILYMRTEAVSFGQQVLSWSLANVASVITILVYLILMPILVFFFMKDKDLILGWFRQYLPEHHGIAGHVWRDVDRQISNYIRGKVWEILIVWAVSFVTFYAFGLRYAMLLSLLVGLSVIIPYIGAAVVTVPVLLVAWFQWGWSAQFAWLALAYGIIQALDGNVLVPLIFSEVVNLHPVAIIVAILVFGGLWGFWGVFFAIPLATLVQAILSAWPQVAPDEPSS, from the coding sequence ATGAACATCGTCGCACACTGGTTCAAGCGCAATCTCTCCAATCCGCAGATCGTCTTTCTTAGTCTCTTGCTTTCGACCGTCTTTGCGGTCGTGCTCTTCCTGGGCGACATGCTCAGGCCGGTGCTCGCCAGCATCGTCATCGCCTATCTGCTGGAGGGTGCAGTCGGCGCATTCCAGCGACGCGGAATGCCGCGCCTGCCGAGTGTGCTGGTGGTCTATCTGCTCTTCATCACCTTCTTGGCTATGATCCTGGTCGGCATCCTGCCCTTGCTGTCGCGTCAGATCCGGGATCTGGTGCAGCAGCTTCCCAATATGGTCTTCGAGGGCACGCGCTTCCTGATGGATCTGCCCGAGCACTATCCGGAACTGGTCACCCAGGCCCAGCTCTCCGAGCTGATCCTGTACATGCGCACCGAGGCCGTCTCCTTCGGACAGCAGGTGCTGTCCTGGTCGCTCGCCAATGTCGCCAGTGTCATCACCATCCTGGTCTATCTGATCCTGATGCCGATCCTGGTGTTCTTCTTCATGAAGGACAAAGATCTCATCCTCGGCTGGTTCAGACAGTACCTGCCCGAGCATCATGGGATCGCCGGGCACGTCTGGCGCGACGTAGACCGCCAGATCTCCAATTACATCCGTGGCAAGGTCTGGGAGATCCTCATCGTCTGGGCGGTGAGCTTCGTCACCTTCTATGCCTTCGGGCTGAGATACGCGATGCTGCTGTCGCTGTTGGTCGGGCTCTCAGTCATCATCCCCTATATCGGGGCGGCGGTTGTCACCGTGCCTGTGCTCCTGGTGGCCTGGTTCCAGTGGGGCTGGTCGGCCCAGTTCGCCTGGTTGGCGCTCGCCTACGGTATCATCCAGGCGCTCGACGGCAATGTCTTGGTGCCCCTGATCTTCTCGGAGGTGGTCAATCTGCATCCGGTGGCCATCATCGTCGCCATCCTGGTCTTCGGCGGACTCTGGGGATTTTGGGGTGTCTTCTTCGCCATCCCGCTCGCCACCCTGGTGCAGGCCATCCTGAGTGCTTGGCCACAGGTGGCACCTGATGAGCCTTCGTCCTGA